CGTGCGCCCATCGCGGGCGCGTCCCGCTCGCCGCGCTTGTTGAGAGGTCTTTCGCGGTCGTCGAGACTGGAATCCTTCCAGCTCGACTTGGCGTGCCGGACGATGATCAACTCTTTCAAGAGGAGCTCCTCGCATGCGGAGCGAGCGCCTTAACTATTTCGGCCCTCGCTTCCTTCCAAGATCGGCATTGGTAAATCCATTTTCTGACAGATAACGCTGGATTCGTTCCGCGAACTCCGTGGCACTTCGGCATTGGCGTTCGGCCTCATCAGATTTCCCGATTCACAGCACAGACACTCCATCGCGCTCTACCGCGTGTTGGAAAGGGTAGCCTTTATTGGTTCTCTCCTGCCATTCGTCCTCGGTGTAAGCCAGGATCGAAGGGACGGCATCCGAGGTTGCCGCCAGTTCGTAGCCGATGTTCCGCAACGGGCGCTTCAGGGGACCGGCGTCATTTCTGACGACCAGCAGAACATCAACGTCGCTGTCCGGATGCGACTCCCCGCGAGCCTTTGAGCCGTATACGAGCATGCGTACGACCGCTCCCGGGTGACGTTCGCTCAAGGCCTGTCGGTATTGTGCCAGCCACGTTGTTTCGTCGGGCGTCAGTTGCAGGGTGTGCTTCATGCCTTCACCTAGAAAAGGACATATGGTGGCAATGCCTCGTACGAACGGGCGTGTGCGCCGGGGCGGCCCGGTTCCGGTTGCGCCGGCTGGCTGAAGGGCCGGTCGTGCCGCAGGCTCGGGACGCGCTTGCGGACATTCGCGACGCTTTCCAGGTCCACGGTGGCGACGATGGTGCCGGCGTCCTCGCCGCCCTCAGCCAGGATCTCGCCCCAAGGGGAGACAATGAGCGAGTGGCCGTAGACGGCGCCGCCGCCCGGGACGGGGCCGACCGAGCAGGGTGCCACCACCACGGCGCCGTTCTCGATGGCGCGGGCGCGGTTCAGCACGTGCCAGTGGGCTTGTCCGGTGACCTTGGTGAACGCGGCGGGCACCGCGAGGATCTCGGCGCCGGCCTGGGCGAGTGAACGGTAGAGGTGGGGGAAGCGCAGGTCGTAGCAGGTGGTCATGCCCAGGCGGCCCCAGGGGGTGTCCGCCACCACCGCCTGCTTGCCGGGACTGATTACGGCGGACTCGCGGTAGCGCTCGGTCTCGGACAGGTCGACGTCGAACAGGTGGATCTTGTCGTAGCGGGCGCGGACATCGCCTTGGCTGTCCACCATGAAGGCGCGGTTGATGAGCCGGTCGTCGGGTCCGTCCACGGCCACGGAGCCGATTAGCATCCACACGCCGGCATCGCGGGCGAAGGCGCGCAACGCCTCCAGCACGGGGTGGCCGGCCTCCGGCGCGGCCGGGGGTTTGACCATGCCGTTCTCGGTGGCGAGGCCGCCGCAGTACTCGGGCAGGCACACCAACTCGGCGCCTGCCGCCACCGCGTCGCCGGCGAGGCGGCAGGCCGCCTCGATGGCCTCGTCGAAGGTCGCCAGGGCCGGCGTCTGGACACAGCCGATGCGCACTTCGCGTTTGGTGGTCATGGGCTTGTCTCCCCGTCGTGTGATTTCTCAATCTTAGCGCTTTGACCGGAAATTACGAAGCGCGCGTGAGCCGATGGATGAGTTGGCTGTGTTGTGGGTAGCGCCCGAGCAGCTCTTCCCTCGAGGGCATCTCGAAATCCGCGAAGTCGAAGCCAGGGACGCAGGTGCAACCCACCAAGGCGTAGCCCCGGTTGCGGTCCATGGACGCGCCGAACAGGGAGCCGCCGGGGACGAGTGTCTGCAGGCATTCGCCCGCCTCCGGATCGGGGCCCATGTGGATGGGTGCGTAGCGGCCCGCGACGTCAATAACGTGCACGGTGAGAGTCGAGCCCGAGTAGAAGTGCCACAGCTCGTCCTGCCTGATGCGATGGAGGGCGGAGAACTGATCGTCCTGAAGGAGAAAGTAAATGGAGGTGCCGAGGTTGCGGGGACCGCCATAGCCCGGCAGCGCCTCGCCCGGCACGATGGCCGGGGAGCGATAGATCTCCTTGAAGTAACCGCCTTCGGGATGGGGTTCGAGGCCGAGCTGGTTGACCCAGTAGGTGGCGTCATGCATCGCGCACCGTCCGCCGCCACAGCGCAAGGTCGCCGCCGCCGTCGAAATGATAGCGCCGAAGCGCCTCGGGGTCGAGGGTGACTCCGAGGCCCGGGCCGTCGGGCGGGCGCATGAAGCCGTTCCTGGGTTCCAGGGGTTCCTGGAGCAGGTCGCTGCGGAGCGGGTTCTCGTTGTAGTCGAACTCCATGACCGCGCTGTTTTCCAGGGCGGCGACCAAGTGGAGGCTCGCGGCCAGGGCGACGCCGTCGCCGTAGGTGTGGAGGGAGACCGGCAACCCGCGTTCGGCGGCGGCGGCGGCGATGGTGCGCACCTCGCTGATGCCGCCGGCGCGGGCGACGTCGGGCTGAAGCACGTCGACGGCGTCGCGGGCCATGAACGATTCGAAGGCGAAGCGGGTGTGGAGGTTCTCGCCCAGGGCCACGGGGACGCCGGTGCGGGCCTTGAGTTCGGCGTGGCCGGCCACGTCCTCCATGAACAGCGGTTCCTCCAGCCAGCCGATGCCGAGCTTCTCGAACGCGTCGGCGGCGGCCAGCGCCACGTCGAGGCCGTAGCCCATGTTGGCGTCGGTCATGAGGGGAAAGTCCGTTCCCAGCGCCGACCGCACCGCGCTCACGATCTCGATGTCCTGGGCCAGATCGAAGCCCACCTTGATCTTGATGCCGTGGAAACCCCGTTCCGCCAGCTTCTCGGCCTTCTCCACCGCCGTGCGGGTCGCCTCCGGATAGAGCGCCGTGGCATAGACCTCCACCGGGTCCCGACGCTTGCCGCCCAGCAGCTCGTACACGGGCACGCCCTTCACCTTGCCGGCGATGTCCCACAGGGCCGTGTCCACGCCGCTGAGGGCCACCACGCCGACTCCCCGTGAGCCGAACGCGCGCGCGCCGGCGCGGAAATAGGCGGTGTCCCAGATCTCATCGATGTCGAGGGGGTCCATGCCCACGAGCAGCGGCTTGAGAACGTGGGTGACGACGGACTCCAGCAAGAGTCCGTTGCCGGAGCAGGATCCGATGCCCGTGATGCCCGCGTCGGTGTGGACTTCCACCAGGAACCCGTAGCGGTGGGTGCGCACGCCGGTGCGGCTTTCCACCTGTCCTTGAGCGCCGAGGGGCGCGCGCAGCCGCAGGGTCTTGAGATCGGTGATCTTCATGCGAATTCCAAGCCTTTCCGCGACGGCCCCCGGTGGCGCTATCCGCGGCAATGTCCAGGGAGCGCACCAGCCTTGACACCCCGGCGTCGCGTCTCATAAACGTACCTTGAGACACGCCGGGAGGTCCGGCGAAACGGGTGCCAAAACCGGGCGCCGGCTCGAAGGAGCCTTTGTCGAGCACACCGTAGTCGATGCCGGCGGGCGCGTGCAAACGCAGTCCACATGGGCGAGGGACGGCTTGGCGAAGCCTCTTCGGCGCCGGCCGCCAACGTTCGGAGTCATCATGCAAGGCAACAAGGTCTGCATCCCCGCGCCGCACAAGCTGTCGGTGGGGCGGGACGTGCTGGAGGAGGCGGGTTGCGAGCTGGTGCTGGGGAAGGACCAGGACGAGCATCCCAAGCACCGCTACACCGAGGACGAGCTGGTCGAGCTGATCGGCGACAGCGACGCCGTCTGGGCGGCCCAGCGGGACTTCATCGGCGGCGCGGTCATGGCCCGCTGCCCGAAGCTCCGCGGCGTGATCAAGGCGGCCATCGGCTACGAGACCATCGACGTGGACGCGGCCACCGAGCTGGGCATCCTGGTGTGCAACAGCCCGGCGCGGGAGAACTTTACCGGGGTGGCCGAAGCCACCGTCGGGCTCATGTCCATGCTGTTCAAGCGGCTGGTGCACAACCAGACACTGCTGCGCGAGGGCGGCTGGAAGCGCAACGAGCACCGGGGCAACCTGATGGTGGGGCGCACCGTCGGCATCGTCGGCGTGGGACGGGTGGGCAAGGAAGTGGCCAAGCGCCTCGGCCCGTGGGAGATGCGCCTCATCGGCTGCGATCCCTACATCACCCAGGAATCGGTGCGGCACCTGGGGGTGGAACTGGTGTCGCTGGACACGGTGCTCCAGGAATCCGACCTGGTTACCCTGCATACGCCCCTCACCCAGGAGACGCGCCAGCTCATCACCCTGGCCGAGCTGAAGAAAATGAAGCCCACCGCCTACCTGGTGAACACGTGCCGCGGGGGCGTGGTCAAGCAGGACGACCTGGCGCAGGCGTTGAACGAGGGTGTCATCGCCGGCGCGGCCGTGGACGTGTTCGAGGAAGAGCCGCTGCCCATGTCGGACCCCATCCGGCAGGTGGACCCCGAGCGGCTGATCATGACCCCGCACATCATCGGCACCAACCCGCAGTCCCAGGTGTCGGGCGAGCGCATGGCCGCCCAGAGCATCCTCACCGTGCTGGCGGGCGAGGTGCCGGAGACGGTGGTGA
This window of the Deltaproteobacteria bacterium genome carries:
- a CDS encoding carbon-nitrogen hydrolase family protein encodes the protein MTTKREVRIGCVQTPALATFDEAIEAACRLAGDAVAAGAELVCLPEYCGGLATENGMVKPPAAPEAGHPVLEALRAFARDAGVWMLIGSVAVDGPDDRLINRAFMVDSQGDVRARYDKIHLFDVDLSETERYRESAVISPGKQAVVADTPWGRLGMTTCYDLRFPHLYRSLAQAGAEILAVPAAFTKVTGQAHWHVLNRARAIENGAVVVAPCSVGPVPGGGAVYGHSLIVSPWGEILAEGGEDAGTIVATVDLESVANVRKRVPSLRHDRPFSQPAQPEPGRPGAHARSYEALPPYVLF
- a CDS encoding mandelate racemase/muconate lactonizing enzyme family protein, giving the protein MKITDLKTLRLRAPLGAQGQVESRTGVRTHRYGFLVEVHTDAGITGIGSCSGNGLLLESVVTHVLKPLLVGMDPLDIDEIWDTAYFRAGARAFGSRGVGVVALSGVDTALWDIAGKVKGVPVYELLGGKRRDPVEVYATALYPEATRTAVEKAEKLAERGFHGIKIKVGFDLAQDIEIVSAVRSALGTDFPLMTDANMGYGLDVALAAADAFEKLGIGWLEEPLFMEDVAGHAELKARTGVPVALGENLHTRFAFESFMARDAVDVLQPDVARAGGISEVRTIAAAAAERGLPVSLHTYGDGVALAASLHLVAALENSAVMEFDYNENPLRSDLLQEPLEPRNGFMRPPDGPGLGVTLDPEALRRYHFDGGGDLALWRRTVRDA
- a CDS encoding cupin domain-containing protein → MHDATYWVNQLGLEPHPEGGYFKEIYRSPAIVPGEALPGYGGPRNLGTSIYFLLQDDQFSALHRIRQDELWHFYSGSTLTVHVIDVAGRYAPIHMGPDPEAGECLQTLVPGGSLFGASMDRNRGYALVGCTCVPGFDFADFEMPSREELLGRYPQHSQLIHRLTRAS
- a CDS encoding nucleotidyltransferase domain-containing protein, which produces MKHTLQLTPDETTWLAQYRQALSERHPGAVVRMLVYGSKARGESHPDSDVDVLLVVRNDAGPLKRPLRNIGYELAATSDAVPSILAYTEDEWQERTNKGYPFQHAVERDGVSVL